One stretch of Desulfovibrio sp. DNA includes these proteins:
- a CDS encoding HD domain-containing phosphohydrolase: MAQQDSSNKKSRNRTAAVIMLAFFAVMAVVVVIGANWYLQNSRARMLREVGQNLHVQTNNKVALLTVWSGALIEQVEVFVELDLLRLFTAEVDSSRLPAEVLLREAQKEGKGLSMSDPFADAESAEAQEDAVRAAEAISTSDPLSGLAPRLPMMVRQLKDFIDKNSFWAAYLVNADLEIYMSPGTPPVLTEAQRAFLEKAFKTGQPVFMPVRRQNGELVMDMAFPIKAPLYVDSSGDKVVSVLLASYNVLPVVKAVTRHSGGKEYSAAILQNFGEQLQRIDPTVREGFVDLPGWKLEAGRLPLEMRNEPGPGGTENEVNYTQALPVPRLPWLVEQGVEAARIDADYRSLRRNVIMGAGLIIALVGIMMAASWWWLVGRRERAVSDQLRRLYTVVNQQKQIMDGVNSALSSGIVLNDLNGVIFYANQSFARMAGKDINALRGHPHTDLGPDMARSLVTHTLAVHQSGHLSSFTETLMVDGYQRYFFTSCTPFRDEAGRMTGVVSVYSDVTDLAMAQQKAQRMVNQTVNAFVRAIETVDSYLRGHSALTAQLAVTLAYCLGKTDPVTLATLRTAANLSQIGMIQLPKELFTKSGMLTPEERALLQNHVEYAKHALEGIDFGLPVMEAIVQMYERMDGSGYPEGLSGDAICENARILAVANTFCALVRTRSYRQAHSVEQALEILEEQPPKYDMRVMEALRQFLPTEQGRAFLDLLENDRDSEPDMSG; encoded by the coding sequence ATGGCACAACAGGATTCCTCAAACAAAAAATCGCGCAACCGTACAGCGGCAGTCATCATGCTGGCGTTCTTCGCGGTCATGGCGGTAGTTGTCGTGATAGGGGCCAACTGGTACCTGCAGAATTCCCGTGCCCGCATGCTGCGGGAGGTGGGGCAGAATCTGCATGTGCAGACCAACAACAAGGTGGCCTTGCTGACGGTGTGGTCAGGAGCTCTCATCGAGCAGGTGGAAGTATTTGTGGAGCTGGATCTTCTGCGCCTTTTTACCGCAGAGGTCGACAGTTCCCGCCTGCCTGCCGAGGTCTTGCTGCGTGAAGCGCAGAAAGAGGGCAAGGGGCTGTCAATGTCTGATCCTTTTGCCGATGCGGAAAGTGCGGAAGCACAAGAAGACGCGGTAAGGGCAGCAGAAGCGATCTCAACAAGCGATCCCCTGAGCGGTCTTGCCCCGCGCCTGCCCATGATGGTTCGGCAGCTTAAAGATTTTATTGATAAAAATTCATTCTGGGCTGCGTATCTGGTCAATGCCGACCTGGAAATCTATATGTCCCCGGGCACGCCGCCGGTATTGACCGAGGCGCAGCGCGCTTTTTTGGAAAAAGCCTTCAAGACCGGGCAGCCCGTCTTCATGCCTGTGCGGCGTCAGAACGGCGAACTGGTCATGGACATGGCCTTTCCCATCAAGGCTCCACTCTATGTGGATTCATCGGGCGACAAGGTCGTTTCCGTTCTGCTGGCCTCATACAACGTGCTGCCTGTGGTCAAGGCCGTCACGCGGCATAGCGGCGGCAAGGAATACAGCGCCGCCATTTTGCAGAATTTTGGCGAACAGCTGCAGCGCATTGATCCCACGGTGCGCGAGGGCTTTGTAGATCTGCCCGGCTGGAAGCTGGAAGCTGGCCGCCTGCCTCTGGAAATGCGTAACGAGCCCGGCCCCGGCGGCACTGAAAATGAAGTCAACTACACCCAGGCGCTGCCCGTGCCGCGCCTGCCCTGGCTGGTGGAGCAGGGCGTCGAGGCTGCCCGTATTGATGCGGATTACCGCTCGCTGCGCAGGAACGTCATCATGGGCGCGGGCCTGATCATCGCGCTGGTCGGCATCATGATGGCCGCTTCGTGGTGGTGGCTTGTGGGCCGCAGGGAGCGCGCCGTGTCCGATCAGTTGCGGCGGCTGTATACTGTGGTCAACCAGCAAAAGCAGATTATGGACGGGGTGAATTCAGCCCTGTCGTCGGGCATTGTGCTCAATGACCTCAACGGCGTTATTTTTTACGCCAACCAGAGTTTTGCCCGCATGGCGGGCAAGGATATAAATGCCCTGCGCGGGCACCCCCACACCGACCTTGGGCCGGATATGGCCCGCAGCCTTGTTACCCACACGCTGGCCGTACATCAGTCCGGGCATCTTTCCAGCTTTACCGAAACCCTGATGGTCGATGGCTACCAGCGCTATTTCTTCACTTCCTGCACGCCCTTCAGGGACGAGGCAGGGCGTATGACGGGCGTTGTGTCTGTGTACAGCGACGTGACCGACCTTGCCATGGCGCAGCAAAAAGCGCAGCGCATGGTCAACCAGACCGTCAATGCCTTTGTGCGCGCCATCGAAACCGTAGACAGCTATTTGCGCGGCCATTCCGCCCTCACTGCCCAACTGGCGGTTACCCTGGCGTACTGCCTTGGCAAGACGGATCCTGTGACGCTGGCAACCCTGCGCACCGCAGCCAACCTTTCGCAAATAGGCATGATACAGCTGCCCAAGGAACTGTTCACCAAGTCGGGGATGCTCACGCCCGAAGAAAGGGCGCTTTTGCAAAATCATGTGGAGTACGCCAAGCACGCCCTTGAGGGCATTGATTTTGGCCTGCCTGTCATGGAAGCCATTGTGCAAATGTATGAAAGAATGGATGGCTCAGGGTATCCCGAAGGGCTCAGCGGTGACGCCATTTGTGAAAATGCCCGGATTCTGGCCGTGGCCAATACATTTTGCGCACTGGTACGCACGCGTTCTTACCGTCAGGCCCATAGCGTGGAGCAGGCCCTGGAAATCCTTGAGGAGCAGCCGCCCAAATATGATATGCGGGTTATGGAGGCGCTCAGGCAGTTTTTACCAACCGAGCAGGGCAGGGCTTTCCTCGACTTGCTGGAAAATGATCGCGACAGCGAACCCGATATGAGTGGATAG
- a CDS encoding EAL domain-containing protein: MKMFQFRTLLLVLSILLYSSLCPRAHAQEEAVRVGFFEFGDYMFRARSGQYQGLIFEFLQEISRTTGMRYKVVDCGNWTRSLEMLENDQIDLLPFTFFTPERAEKMLFPNLPLANSFMTITVREDDARYTFEDYAALDGMRVGVLANTKNVPALEAFMRDHNLNLTLVPYIDMQSLLQALRDKELDGVGISNLGKNNPFRIIAQFSPEPFYIAVNKRKPEILAMMNAGLDKIILRNPSYGQDLYGKYLSTNIAKLQVFTSEEQAFLREAHEITVAYDPTWVPLTYSHPETHEFYGIVADVFKKIQQMTGLKFKFIPMPQDRALSMLTGGEIDAICALTGGFIWDKKLQIRTTRPYLRTAAAQIRRRDDAAPPQHITLQRGYLLSAHVAENNSDKKISFHGTLAECLDALINNKADVAYSNIYTANYLIKNPRYAGLVISPVDTYENDLRVGISRQADSRLFAVVDKSLQFLPIEQIDDLVLKHSVPNRETTLKEFIAQYPLGAFSTLMAVSLIITLLLGINLAIKSSSNKRIQMLLHRDTLTGLSNLYKFRQDCTQLLKSAGANGHVLLFGDICQFKTINNQYGFSTGDQLLCAYAEILRDNVAENELCARISADMYVLLLCYDGWENLKARLRRMDDELDRWRQQLEMPYRINTVYGAYTVNRTEGRDVQLMLDLANYARREAKRNSTFNVLLYDEHMRQEALLHQELNGRLETALKEGELVPWFQAKVDMRTGAIIGSEALVRWNHPVHGLLMPGSFIPLFERNGLVVDIDMHIFEQVCMTMQSWRLRNLPLRTVSCNFSRLHFDRPEFPRQLVEIAGRYAIPHDLLEVEITESAIMKNPEAAWLRLIQLKQFGFKTAIDDFGSGYSSLGLVQMLNADVIKIDRSFVQRDLPGQRAQIVLGSIIRLALELEMAVICEGVETAEQAAILMRLGCFKAQGFYYATPEPENEFEARLAMQIS; the protein is encoded by the coding sequence AATGCTTGAAAACGACCAGATAGACCTTTTACCCTTCACCTTTTTTACGCCCGAACGGGCCGAAAAGATGCTCTTTCCCAACCTGCCCCTTGCCAATTCCTTCATGACCATCACCGTCAGAGAAGATGACGCACGCTACACCTTCGAAGACTATGCCGCATTGGACGGCATGCGCGTGGGCGTTCTGGCCAACACCAAGAACGTCCCTGCCCTTGAAGCCTTTATGCGTGATCACAACCTGAACTTGACGCTGGTGCCCTACATTGACATGCAAAGCCTGCTGCAAGCCCTGCGTGACAAGGAACTGGACGGCGTGGGCATCAGCAACCTTGGCAAAAACAATCCCTTTCGCATTATCGCACAATTTTCGCCAGAACCTTTTTACATTGCCGTCAACAAGCGCAAGCCCGAAATCCTCGCCATGATGAATGCGGGTCTGGACAAAATCATCTTGCGCAATCCTTCCTACGGACAAGATCTTTACGGCAAATACCTGTCAACCAATATAGCAAAGCTACAAGTTTTTACATCCGAGGAGCAGGCATTCCTTCGTGAGGCCCACGAGATCACGGTGGCCTACGACCCAACCTGGGTGCCACTTACATATAGCCACCCAGAAACACATGAATTTTATGGTATCGTTGCGGATGTTTTTAAAAAAATACAGCAAATGACCGGCCTTAAATTTAAATTCATTCCCATGCCCCAGGATCGAGCCCTGAGTATGCTCACTGGAGGCGAAATCGATGCCATATGCGCCCTGACGGGCGGCTTTATCTGGGACAAAAAACTGCAAATCCGCACCACACGCCCCTACCTTCGAACAGCCGCCGCGCAAATCCGCCGACGTGACGATGCGGCCCCCCCCCAGCACATAACACTGCAACGTGGCTACCTGCTCTCGGCCCACGTGGCCGAAAACAATTCCGACAAAAAAATCAGCTTTCACGGCACTCTGGCCGAGTGTCTCGACGCCCTTATCAACAATAAAGCGGACGTGGCCTATTCCAACATTTACACCGCCAACTATCTTATCAAGAATCCCCGTTATGCAGGCCTGGTCATAAGCCCTGTAGATACCTACGAAAACGATCTCAGAGTCGGCATTTCGCGGCAAGCCGACAGCCGCCTGTTTGCCGTGGTGGATAAAAGTCTGCAATTTTTGCCCATAGAGCAAATTGACGACCTTGTGCTCAAGCACAGCGTACCCAACCGCGAGACCACCCTCAAAGAGTTCATTGCCCAGTATCCCCTCGGAGCGTTCAGTACCCTCATGGCGGTCTCCCTCATCATCACCCTGCTCCTGGGCATCAACCTGGCCATCAAATCAAGCAGCAACAAGCGCATACAGATGCTGCTCCACCGCGACACGCTTACCGGCCTTTCCAATCTCTATAAATTCAGGCAGGACTGTACCCAGCTTCTCAAAAGCGCCGGCGCCAACGGGCATGTCCTGCTGTTCGGGGATATCTGCCAGTTCAAGACGATCAACAACCAGTACGGTTTTTCCACCGGCGACCAGCTGCTGTGCGCCTACGCGGAAATCCTGCGCGACAATGTGGCCGAAAATGAACTGTGCGCGCGTATTTCTGCCGATATGTACGTTCTGCTCCTGTGCTATGACGGATGGGAAAACCTGAAGGCCCGCCTGCGCCGCATGGATGATGAACTGGATCGCTGGCGTCAGCAGCTGGAAATGCCCTACAGGATCAACACGGTCTATGGCGCGTATACCGTCAACCGCACAGAAGGCCGCGACGTGCAGCTCATGCTGGATCTTGCCAACTACGCACGGCGCGAAGCCAAACGAAACAGCACCTTCAACGTGCTGCTGTATGACGAACACATGCGTCAGGAAGCCCTGCTGCACCAGGAACTCAACGGCAGGCTTGAAACCGCACTCAAAGAAGGGGAACTGGTGCCCTGGTTCCAGGCCAAGGTAGATATGCGCACGGGAGCCATTATCGGCAGCGAGGCTTTGGTGCGCTGGAACCACCCTGTCCACGGCCTGCTCATGCCTGGCAGCTTTATCCCGCTGTTCGAGCGCAACGGCCTTGTGGTGGACATAGACATGCACATTTTCGAGCAGGTCTGCATGACCATGCAGAGTTGGCGCTTGCGTAACCTGCCCCTGCGCACCGTTTCATGCAATTTTTCACGCCTGCACTTTGACCGCCCCGAATTCCCGCGCCAACTGGTTGAAATCGCCGGGCGCTACGCCATTCCGCACGACTTGCTGGAAGTGGAGATCACGGAAAGCGCGATTATGAAGAACCCCGAAGCTGCCTGGCTGCGCCTGATCCAGCTCAAACAGTTCGGCTTCAAGACGGCCATTGACGATTTCGGCTCAGGCTACTCCTCGTTGGGTCTGGTGCAGATGCTCAATGCGGACGTTATCAAGATCGACCGCAGCTTCGTGCAGCGCGACCTGCCTGGGCAGAGGGCGCAGATAGTGCTTGGCAGCATCATCAGGCTCGCCCTGGAACTGGAAATGGCCGTCATTTGCGAAGGTGTGGAAACGGCTGAACAGGCTGCCATTCTCATGCGGCTTGGCTGCTTCAAGGCCCAGGGTTTCTACTACGCCACGCCTGAGCCCGAAAACGAATTTGAAGCCCGCCTGGCCATGCAGATCTCCTGA
- a CDS encoding glycosyltransferase, protein MLFLAESGQKTTIPGVRRLRLAPPSSCDSDDPAEREIVTRLRRGARAGNALLALRKEGFLPDILCASASMGGSFYVRDIFPKAFYVGQADWFYTQGESHCFFTRGKPRPAADFALARVANLWEYNALGECDLAVTSSLWQRAQYPDFLASRLHVVHSGINTRFFSPSENQEERSGELVSFFGPPHESARGFQQFIACLPRLLEQRPNCLVLLSWLENAQVGARPECADDKPARKLEEEAARSVDSLNLTPDQRVRVHVLGPRPLKEYRELLRASTVHVYLAAPHALTTGLLEGMACGALIVGSDTPPVREIIRDGVNGYLCDFWDAEAMAVTIADVLEKSPSLDQVRSNAQQTILREFDGEVQTRRLMSLILHSMDQEKTDRRPDPDEKGGSDF, encoded by the coding sequence GTGCTTTTTCTGGCTGAATCCGGCCAGAAAACTACCATTCCCGGAGTACGCCGCCTGCGGCTGGCCCCCCCTTCTTCCTGCGACAGTGATGATCCGGCTGAAAGAGAAATCGTCACGCGACTGCGGCGTGGCGCACGGGCGGGCAATGCCCTGCTGGCGCTGCGCAAGGAAGGCTTTTTGCCAGACATCCTCTGCGCGTCGGCCAGCATGGGCGGCAGCTTCTACGTGCGCGACATTTTCCCAAAAGCCTTTTATGTGGGCCAGGCGGACTGGTTTTATACCCAGGGCGAGAGTCACTGTTTTTTTACCCGTGGCAAACCTCGCCCGGCTGCTGACTTTGCTCTGGCGCGGGTGGCCAACCTCTGGGAATACAACGCCCTAGGCGAGTGCGATCTGGCCGTGACTTCATCCCTGTGGCAGCGCGCGCAGTATCCCGACTTTCTGGCCAGCAGGCTGCATGTGGTGCACAGCGGCATCAATACCCGCTTTTTTTCGCCTTCAGAAAATCAGGAAGAACGCAGCGGTGAGCTTGTCAGTTTCTTTGGCCCCCCGCACGAGAGCGCGCGCGGTTTTCAGCAGTTCATCGCCTGCCTGCCCCGTTTGCTTGAGCAAAGACCCAATTGTCTTGTACTGCTTTCATGGCTGGAAAATGCGCAGGTCGGGGCACGCCCGGAATGCGCGGACGACAAACCTGCGCGCAAGTTGGAAGAAGAGGCCGCGCGCAGTGTGGACAGCCTGAACCTGACGCCGGATCAGCGCGTGCGCGTACACGTGCTGGGCCCGCGACCGCTGAAGGAATACCGTGAGCTTTTGCGGGCCTCCACGGTGCACGTGTATCTGGCAGCCCCCCACGCGCTGACCACGGGCCTGCTGGAAGGCATGGCCTGCGGAGCGTTGATTGTGGGCTCCGACACACCGCCAGTGCGGGAAATCATCCGTGACGGGGTCAACGGCTATTTATGCGACTTTTGGGATGCCGAGGCCATGGCGGTCACTATTGCGGATGTCCTGGAAAAATCCCCTTCCCTTGACCAGGTGCGCTCCAATGCCCAGCAGACAATCCTGCGGGAGTTTGACGGAGAAGTGCAGACACGGCGGCTCATGAGCCTCATTTTGCACAGCATGGATCAGGAAAAAACAGACAGGCGACCCGATCCCGATGAAAAGGGCGGGTCTGACTTCTAG